A stretch of the Haloplanus aerogenes genome encodes the following:
- a CDS encoding transcription factor S: protein MQFCDDCGSMMHTRDGEMVCTSCGATADRDEERAAEFVSTEAQSDDDVIETEEGANFEGKPTATDVTCDKCGHGEAWYTIKQTGAADEPPTRFFKCKECGYRWREYN from the coding sequence ATGCAGTTCTGTGACGACTGCGGGTCGATGATGCACACCCGCGACGGCGAGATGGTCTGTACGTCCTGCGGTGCGACCGCCGACCGTGACGAGGAACGCGCCGCCGAGTTCGTCTCCACCGAGGCCCAGAGCGACGACGACGTTATCGAGACGGAAGAGGGCGCGAACTTCGAGGGGAAACCCACGGCGACGGACGTGACCTGCGATAAATGCGGGCACGGCGAGGCGTGGTACACGATCAAACAGACCGGTGCGGCCGACGAACCGCCGACGCGCTTTTTCAAATGCAAGGAGTGTGGCTACCGCTGGCGGGAGTACAACTGA
- a CDS encoding 4Fe-4S binding protein, which yields MTHGRRLAVVFALVLVLSMSAPVAAVDRSTIDDPFSERSLSKVYPGADSFSEPSGTYRTVEAYEQVDGERRLLGYVYLTSNVVDVEGYGNEPIEFLVALDTNGTIRGIELVEQHEPFFDRLSAIQRLRRFSHQMVGMSVTEEVTLRDAESGEYHVDALTGASVTTRASIETVTRSARLVAEEKGIVSDSAVDESAAANETATNETTTDRRMTLGDLGRGTALAHWTAGATDGPNASASLDLYAAPIEAAPVRQSLLGESNASLAANATVLWVGLDGPGSTTRPDRLRLHQWTQSYAPPVHETRVEGVDWSAALVVRGLDTSRSFVLDLTVGGERVRRTYGPGGLAVRDPVDAAAAQALPAWVGTVESAWEDIWGSVVALVLFLGGILGVFAFRSRICRYAGVTVNRLRIGTLGVTLVFLGWYHPTQPTTQQIAILVRELISWATTGGFRWALFFSAPLVALVFICIALVLPKWGRGVFCGWICPFGALSELLYKVTPWAYELPREYHVKLEKLRYPLFVAIVIGFVISTDFGAKLAKVEPFKAAFYSSLVSDPVYIGWSAILIVSGAFMFRPYCRYICPLGAGLALGNVLQRKPIQRYDLCGDCVKCQTDCEFQAIEDDGSIDRFQCFQCSVCVDNYYDPGGCPVVLQYDNEHGITVDAWQDPHLIERIRPEDRTTEQQRILAERAVTDGGETELFEGSSDLIPEGTIVDMVRRSTGDGDASDDAHGTSCACSESDTSCSCLGAGWPDETGGDDDA from the coding sequence ATGACGCACGGTCGACGGCTCGCAGTCGTGTTCGCCCTGGTGCTCGTCCTCTCGATGTCGGCACCAGTGGCCGCAGTCGACCGGTCGACGATCGACGACCCGTTCTCGGAGCGGAGTCTCTCGAAGGTCTATCCCGGCGCCGACTCCTTCTCCGAGCCGTCGGGGACGTATCGAACAGTCGAAGCCTACGAACAGGTCGACGGCGAGCGCCGACTCCTGGGCTACGTCTACCTCACGAGCAACGTGGTTGACGTGGAGGGCTACGGAAACGAACCCATCGAGTTCCTAGTGGCACTCGACACCAACGGCACCATCCGCGGGATCGAACTCGTGGAACAGCACGAACCCTTCTTCGACCGCCTCTCCGCCATCCAGCGGTTGCGCCGATTCAGCCACCAGATGGTCGGTATGTCCGTCACCGAGGAGGTCACCCTCCGCGACGCCGAGTCCGGCGAATACCACGTCGATGCCCTCACTGGCGCGTCCGTGACCACGCGGGCCTCCATCGAGACGGTGACGCGCTCGGCCCGTCTCGTGGCCGAGGAGAAGGGTATCGTCTCGGACTCGGCGGTCGATGAGTCGGCGGCCGCGAACGAGACGGCGACCAACGAGACGACGACCGATCGTCGCATGACGCTCGGTGACCTCGGTCGTGGGACGGCGCTCGCTCACTGGACCGCCGGGGCGACGGACGGTCCCAACGCCTCCGCATCGCTGGATCTCTACGCGGCGCCAATCGAAGCGGCGCCCGTCAGACAGAGCCTGCTCGGCGAGTCGAACGCGAGTCTCGCCGCCAACGCGACGGTGCTCTGGGTCGGCCTCGACGGTCCCGGATCGACTACTCGCCCGGACCGACTTCGGCTCCACCAGTGGACACAGTCGTACGCACCGCCAGTCCACGAGACGCGAGTCGAGGGCGTCGACTGGAGCGCCGCGCTGGTGGTTCGCGGCCTCGACACGTCCCGTTCGTTCGTCCTCGATCTGACCGTCGGCGGCGAGCGCGTCCGCCGCACCTACGGCCCCGGTGGGCTGGCGGTTCGCGACCCGGTCGACGCCGCGGCCGCGCAGGCGTTGCCGGCGTGGGTCGGCACCGTCGAGTCGGCGTGGGAGGACATCTGGGGGTCCGTCGTCGCGCTCGTCCTCTTCCTCGGCGGCATCCTCGGCGTGTTCGCGTTCCGCTCGCGCATCTGCCGGTACGCGGGGGTGACGGTCAACCGCCTCCGGATCGGCACGCTCGGCGTGACGCTCGTCTTCCTCGGCTGGTACCACCCGACCCAGCCGACCACCCAGCAGATCGCCATCCTCGTCCGCGAACTCATCTCGTGGGCGACGACCGGCGGCTTCCGGTGGGCGCTCTTTTTCTCCGCGCCGCTCGTCGCACTCGTGTTCATCTGCATCGCCCTCGTCCTCCCGAAGTGGGGACGTGGCGTCTTCTGCGGATGGATATGTCCGTTCGGCGCGCTCTCGGAACTGCTCTACAAGGTGACACCGTGGGCGTACGAACTCCCACGCGAGTACCACGTCAAACTGGAGAAGCTTCGGTACCCGCTCTTCGTCGCCATCGTAATCGGGTTCGTCATCTCGACTGACTTCGGCGCGAAACTGGCGAAGGTCGAACCGTTCAAGGCCGCCTTCTACAGTTCGCTGGTGAGCGACCCCGTCTACATCGGCTGGTCGGCGATTCTGATCGTCTCGGGGGCGTTCATGTTCCGGCCGTACTGCCGCTACATCTGTCCGCTTGGCGCCGGGTTGGCGCTCGGCAACGTCCTCCAGCGGAAGCCGATCCAGCGGTACGACCTCTGTGGCGACTGCGTGAAGTGCCAGACCGACTGCGAGTTTCAGGCCATCGAGGACGACGGCTCGATCGACCGGTTCCAGTGTTTCCAGTGTTCGGTCTGTGTCGACAACTACTACGACCCCGGCGGCTGTCCGGTCGTCCTCCAGTACGACAACGAACACGGTATCACGGTCGACGCGTGGCAGGACCCGCATCTCATCGAGCGCATCCGCCCCGAGGACCGCACGACGGAACAACAGCGGATTCTGGCCGAACGCGCCGTGACCGACGGCGGCGAGACGGAACTGTTCGAGGGGAGTTCGGACCTGATCCCCGAAGGGACCATCGTCGACATGGTCCGCCGGTCGACGGGAGACGGCGATGCCTCGGACGACGCGCACGGCACCTCGTGCGCGTGTTCGGAGTCGGACACGTCGTGTTCGTGCTTGGGGGCGGGCTGGCCCGACGAGACGGGAGGTGACGACGATGCGTGA
- a CDS encoding DUF1611 domain-containing protein yields MSISLGPDDSVAVLAHEKFPDGAKTAVGVLRYANYDVTAVLDRERAGERVTDHVPDVPDAPIVESMTDALETSTPDALLIGISPIGGGFDESWRADVRAAIEAGCDVIAGLHYFLEDDEEFAGLAADHGVDLIDVRRPPDDLTVSQGRARDADADVVLTVGTDCSTGKMTTTLELVAAARERGIDAGFVPTGQTGIMIAGWGIPVDRVIADFAAGAVEQMILDAADDHDVLFVEGQGTIVHPAYSGVTCSLLHGAMPDSLVLTHSAGRDAIHGYEDFAIPPVEAYVDLYEDLATPVAPTEIAAGALDTRAIDDDDAARAAVDDYADAVGGPATDPVRFDADAILDALL; encoded by the coding sequence ATGTCGATCTCACTCGGCCCGGACGACTCGGTCGCCGTCCTTGCCCACGAGAAGTTCCCCGACGGAGCGAAGACGGCCGTCGGCGTCCTCCGATACGCGAACTACGACGTGACGGCAGTCCTCGACCGGGAACGCGCCGGCGAACGTGTTACCGACCACGTCCCCGACGTGCCCGACGCTCCCATCGTCGAGAGCATGACTGACGCACTCGAAACGTCGACTCCCGACGCCCTCCTGATCGGTATCTCTCCCATCGGCGGCGGCTTCGACGAGTCGTGGCGCGCCGACGTGCGCGCCGCCATCGAAGCCGGCTGTGACGTGATCGCCGGCCTCCACTACTTCCTCGAAGACGACGAGGAGTTCGCCGGCCTCGCCGCCGACCACGGCGTCGACCTGATCGACGTGCGACGGCCGCCCGACGACCTGACCGTGAGTCAGGGCCGGGCACGCGACGCCGACGCCGACGTGGTCCTGACGGTCGGCACCGACTGCTCGACGGGGAAGATGACGACGACGCTCGAACTCGTCGCCGCGGCACGAGAGCGTGGCATCGACGCCGGCTTCGTCCCCACCGGCCAGACGGGGATCATGATCGCCGGGTGGGGGATTCCGGTCGACCGCGTCATCGCCGACTTCGCTGCCGGCGCCGTCGAGCAGATGATTCTCGACGCGGCCGACGACCACGACGTCCTCTTCGTCGAGGGACAGGGGACTATCGTCCATCCCGCCTACTCCGGTGTCACCTGTTCGCTCCTCCACGGCGCGATGCCCGACTCGCTCGTCCTCACCCACAGCGCCGGCCGCGACGCCATCCACGGCTACGAGGACTTCGCCATCCCGCCCGTCGAGGCGTACGTCGACCTCTACGAGGACCTCGCGACCCCCGTCGCACCGACCGAGATTGCCGCGGGCGCTCTCGATACGCGAGCCATCGACGACGACGACGCGGCCCGCGCGGCCGTCGACGACTACGCCGACGCCGTCGGCGGCCCGGCGACCGACCCCGTCCGCTTCGACGCGGACGCCATCCTAGACGCCCTGCTATGA
- a CDS encoding ABC transporter ATP-binding protein, producing MSEIRIENLRKVYDVPNGKEVAVEGSTLTVPDGDFLTLLGPSGCGKSTTLRCIAGLENQTSGNIYYDEDEVSDRLAQERDISMVFQSIALYPHMKCIDNIAYPLKVRGVPKDERYERAREVAATLEVEGLVEKYPAELSGGQRQRIAIARAIVREPRAFLMDEPMTGLDEKLKVRMRKELKRVVEETEQTVIYVTHSQEEAMMLSDWIAVMSDGEIEQYGTPNEVYREPNNRFVASFVGMPEMNMWMGETDGSTVTVDIGEQTVDLTVRDAASDAERKDKSGIEERSSDAVEVGFRPQALSVVAAGDGDFDADLDLVEPMGENSLCYVDSPIGEIRVVEDAVEGLSEGSRVGIELDRHKGYIFDEDTGSTIARTGEAPPESDGVSGRAATDD from the coding sequence ATGTCTGAGATACGCATCGAAAACCTGCGGAAAGTCTACGACGTACCGAACGGCAAAGAGGTCGCTGTCGAAGGATCGACGCTGACGGTCCCGGACGGCGACTTCCTGACCCTGCTCGGACCATCTGGTTGTGGGAAGAGCACGACGCTTCGCTGCATCGCCGGCCTCGAAAACCAGACGTCTGGCAACATCTACTACGACGAGGACGAGGTGTCCGACCGGCTGGCCCAGGAGCGCGACATCAGCATGGTGTTCCAGTCGATCGCGCTCTACCCGCACATGAAATGCATCGACAACATCGCCTATCCGCTGAAGGTGCGGGGCGTACCCAAAGACGAGCGGTACGAACGCGCCCGTGAAGTGGCCGCGACTCTGGAAGTCGAGGGCCTCGTCGAGAAGTATCCCGCCGAACTCTCCGGCGGCCAGCGCCAGCGCATCGCCATCGCCCGCGCCATCGTCAGGGAGCCGCGCGCGTTCCTGATGGACGAGCCGATGACGGGTCTCGACGAGAAGCTGAAGGTGCGGATGCGCAAGGAGCTGAAACGCGTCGTCGAGGAGACCGAGCAGACGGTCATCTACGTCACCCACAGTCAGGAGGAGGCGATGATGCTCTCCGACTGGATCGCGGTGATGAGCGACGGCGAGATCGAACAGTACGGCACGCCGAACGAGGTGTACCGCGAGCCGAACAACCGCTTCGTCGCCTCCTTCGTCGGGATGCCGGAGATGAACATGTGGATGGGTGAGACCGACGGCTCGACGGTCACCGTCGACATCGGGGAGCAGACGGTCGACCTCACGGTTCGGGACGCGGCCAGCGACGCCGAGCGCAAGGACAAATCCGGCATCGAGGAGCGGAGTTCCGACGCGGTGGAAGTCGGCTTCCGCCCACAGGCGCTCAGCGTCGTCGCCGCGGGCGACGGCGACTTCGACGCCGACCTCGACCTCGTCGAACCGATGGGTGAGAACAGCCTCTGTTACGTCGACTCGCCGATCGGCGAGATCCGCGTCGTCGAGGACGCGGTCGAGGGGCTATCCGAAGGATCGCGTGTCGGCATCGAACTCGACCGACACAAGGGGTACATCTTCGACGAAGACACCGGATCGACTATCGCACGGACGGGCGAGGCGCCGCCGGAATCGGACGGCGTCTCCGGCCGGGCGGCCACCGACGACTGA
- a CDS encoding carbohydrate ABC transporter permease — MSYTTSKSPIERLMDYYVRNVPHATQKRISTWLFRFLVGATVIVVGFPTYVMLKASIQPELELFSKTFLFVPRNPTFENFAGLFTETSFARFYLNSIVAALGTMVISVVSATLAGYSLTRFTFPGKKRLAQSVLFSYMFPPLLLALPMFMIWRDLQLLNSYPGIILAHSAHALPFDIWLMWKFFQTVPISYEESAWIYGASRLRAMRDVAIPMALPGIIAVSIFSFAISWSDFTFANLLLTQESMKTLPIGMLGFIEQQAVNWGLIMSASVMMALPAFLLVYFLQSYLLRGFSVGGLG, encoded by the coding sequence ATGAGCTACACGACATCCAAATCACCGATCGAACGCCTGATGGACTACTACGTCAGGAACGTCCCACACGCCACGCAGAAGCGCATCAGCACGTGGCTGTTCCGCTTCCTCGTCGGGGCGACAGTCATCGTCGTCGGATTCCCGACGTACGTCATGCTGAAGGCGTCGATACAGCCCGAACTGGAACTGTTCTCGAAGACGTTCCTGTTCGTTCCGCGAAACCCGACGTTCGAGAACTTCGCGGGGCTGTTCACCGAGACGTCGTTCGCACGGTTCTACCTCAACAGCATCGTCGCGGCGCTCGGGACGATGGTCATCAGCGTCGTCTCGGCGACGCTCGCGGGGTACTCGCTGACCCGCTTTACGTTCCCGGGGAAAAAGCGGCTCGCCCAGTCGGTGCTGTTCTCCTACATGTTCCCGCCGCTCTTGCTCGCGCTGCCGATGTTCATGATCTGGCGGGATCTGCAGTTGCTGAACAGCTACCCGGGGATCATCCTGGCCCACAGCGCCCACGCGCTCCCCTTCGACATCTGGCTGATGTGGAAGTTCTTCCAGACGGTGCCGATCAGCTACGAGGAGAGCGCCTGGATCTACGGTGCGAGTCGCTTGCGGGCGATGCGCGACGTCGCCATCCCCATGGCGCTGCCCGGCATCATCGCGGTGTCCATCTTCTCGTTTGCCATCTCGTGGAGCGACTTCACGTTCGCGAACCTGCTCCTGACGCAGGAGTCGATGAAGACGCTCCCCATCGGGATGCTCGGCTTCATCGAACAGCAGGCGGTCAACTGGGGGCTCATCATGAGCGCCTCGGTGATGATGGCGCTGCCGGCCTTCTTGCTGGTGTACTTCCTGCAGAGCTACCTGCTCCGCGGCTTCAGCGTGGGTGGTCTCGGATGA
- a CDS encoding dipeptide epimerase, whose amino-acid sequence MNTDFERLTLPIDGAFTISRGSKTEVETVVVRVSDDAGQTGVGAAAPDPHYGETVDTVCAVLPDLLAVVADVDDPLALDRIERRLRETVRDNPAARAAVSIACHDLATRRLGVPLYRHFGLDAERAPPTSYTVPIDDPDAMGEQAADAVANGYEILKVKLGADRDRERMEAVRAAAPDATIRVDANEAWTPHEAVAKSDWLADLGVEFVEQPVPAENPAGLRQVHERSALPIAADESCVTLPDVPAVADRADIVNLKLMKCGGVREAVRMVHAARAHGLEVMLGCMVESTASIAAACHLAPLVDHVDLDGALLLAEDAYEGPTYDGGTLTVPDRPGTGVRPV is encoded by the coding sequence ATGAACACCGACTTCGAGCGCCTGACCCTGCCCATCGACGGCGCCTTCACCATCTCCCGCGGATCGAAGACGGAGGTGGAGACGGTGGTCGTCCGCGTCAGCGACGACGCCGGTCAGACTGGCGTCGGCGCCGCCGCACCCGATCCACACTACGGAGAGACGGTCGACACCGTCTGCGCGGTGCTGCCCGATCTACTCGCCGTAGTGGCGGACGTGGACGACCCCCTCGCCCTCGACCGGATCGAGCGCCGACTCCGGGAGACGGTCCGCGACAACCCCGCCGCCCGCGCCGCCGTGAGTATCGCCTGTCACGACCTCGCGACGCGACGCCTCGGCGTCCCGCTCTACCGGCACTTCGGCCTCGACGCGGAGCGTGCGCCGCCCACGTCCTACACCGTCCCCATCGACGACCCCGACGCGATGGGCGAGCAGGCGGCCGACGCGGTGGCGAACGGCTACGAGATTCTGAAGGTGAAACTCGGGGCCGACCGCGACCGGGAACGGATGGAGGCGGTGCGGGCGGCCGCCCCCGACGCGACCATCCGCGTCGACGCCAACGAGGCGTGGACGCCCCACGAGGCGGTGGCGAAAAGCGACTGGCTGGCCGACCTCGGCGTCGAGTTCGTCGAACAGCCGGTTCCGGCGGAGAACCCCGCCGGCCTCCGGCAAGTCCACGAGCGGAGCGCCCTCCCAATCGCCGCCGACGAGTCCTGTGTCACCCTCCCCGACGTGCCCGCAGTGGCCGACCGGGCCGACATCGTGAACCTGAAACTGATGAAGTGTGGCGGCGTCCGCGAGGCGGTGCGGATGGTCCACGCCGCCCGCGCGCACGGACTCGAGGTGATGCTCGGCTGTATGGTCGAATCGACCGCCTCCATCGCCGCCGCCTGCCACCTCGCACCCCTCGTCGACCACGTGGACCTCGACGGCGCCCTGTTGCTCGCCGAAGACGCGTACGAGGGCCCGACCTACGACGGCGGGACGCTCACGGTCCCGGATCGGCCGGGGACGGGCGTGCGACCCGTCTAG
- a CDS encoding cupin domain-containing protein, with protein MTDYHHGALDDFETNPAKPGRRWELSPPLGIDAYNFNVAVLAPGDPLSQNGYHYHESQAELFYVVENQCRVEVEDGGFTLETDDIVHFETGVTHLLHNPFDDPCKVVAVGSPPEGRYPVHQVASAAELLDRRYGDPSPSAERIDDAEHTT; from the coding sequence ATGACCGACTACCATCACGGCGCGCTCGACGACTTCGAGACGAATCCGGCGAAACCCGGCCGACGATGGGAGCTCTCGCCACCGCTCGGCATCGACGCGTACAACTTCAACGTCGCGGTGCTCGCCCCCGGCGACCCGCTGTCCCAGAACGGCTATCACTACCACGAGTCGCAGGCGGAGCTGTTCTACGTGGTCGAGAATCAGTGCCGGGTCGAGGTCGAGGACGGTGGCTTCACGCTGGAGACGGACGATATCGTCCACTTCGAGACGGGGGTCACCCACCTGCTCCACAACCCCTTCGACGACCCCTGCAAGGTCGTCGCCGTCGGGAGCCCACCCGAGGGTCGGTATCCGGTCCACCAGGTCGCGTCCGCGGCAGAACTGCTCGACCGTCGGTACGGCGATCCGTCGCCGTCGGCGGAGCGAATCGACGACGCCGAACACACGACATGA
- a CDS encoding PspA/IM30 family protein, which produces MGILSRASYVVRSKLNALLNRAEDPTETLDYSYERMRDELQEVKQGIADLTTQKKRLEIQKRRLEENVDKHNEQAREAVRQDRDDLARRALEKKKEKMNQIEELEDQIADLQSTQDDLVEKKNELQRRIEEFRTKKETMKARYEAAEASTRVSEAMSGVGDEMGDVSRALERAEERTDEMEARAAAMDELQETGAFEDALSDQDEIDRQLETGRTSSEVDAELETLKAEMGESSGSDTASEPAATDIEAELDELREEEDEESA; this is translated from the coding sequence ATGGGAATACTCTCGCGGGCCTCCTACGTCGTCCGGTCGAAGCTCAACGCCCTCCTGAATCGGGCCGAGGACCCGACGGAGACGCTCGACTACTCCTACGAGCGGATGCGCGACGAACTGCAGGAGGTCAAACAGGGCATCGCCGATCTGACGACCCAGAAGAAGCGACTGGAGATTCAGAAGCGGCGGCTGGAGGAGAACGTCGACAAACACAACGAGCAGGCACGGGAGGCGGTGCGACAGGACCGCGACGACCTGGCGCGGCGGGCGTTAGAGAAGAAAAAGGAGAAGATGAACCAGATCGAGGAGCTGGAGGACCAGATCGCTGACCTCCAGTCCACGCAGGACGATCTGGTGGAGAAGAAAAACGAACTCCAGCGCCGGATCGAGGAGTTCCGCACCAAAAAGGAGACGATGAAGGCGCGCTACGAGGCGGCGGAGGCGTCGACCCGCGTCTCGGAGGCGATGAGCGGCGTCGGCGACGAGATGGGCGACGTGAGTCGGGCGTTGGAGCGTGCCGAGGAGCGAACCGACGAGATGGAGGCCCGCGCGGCGGCGATGGACGAACTGCAGGAGACGGGCGCGTTCGAGGACGCCCTCTCGGATCAGGACGAGATCGACCGCCAGCTAGAGACCGGGCGAACGTCGAGTGAGGTGGACGCCGAACTGGAGACGCTGAAAGCGGAGATGGGAGAGTCGAGCGGTTCTGACACCGCGTCCGAACCGGCCGCCACCGACATCGAAGCCGAACTCGACGAGTTGCGCGAAGAAGAGGACGAGGAGTCGGCCTGA
- a CDS encoding NADPH:quinone reductase: MKAIRYHEHGDADVLTVDDVPTPEPRADEVLVRVHAASVNPIDTYVREGGVEPAGGLPHVGGADVAGVVEAVGDDVEGFAVDDRVFATGLGLFESGSYAEYVAAPAESLASLPDEVSFVEGAAAAMAFATAWRGLVGRGELEVGDACLVQGGAGGVGHAAVQIAAHAGATVVATASDGDEAFVRGLGADGVVDYGGDDLADRVRDAAGGEIDVVLETHAAANITTDLDVLTRGGRIVVLGEEGPIRIDPGASMTGKIADADVRFMSIMASRDDQQPILERVGPRLADGTFEVEIEATYPFEEAAEAQRHVLSSGSRGKVVLEVR, encoded by the coding sequence ATGAAAGCGATCAGATATCACGAACACGGAGACGCAGACGTACTGACGGTAGACGACGTGCCGACGCCGGAGCCACGAGCGGACGAGGTACTCGTTCGGGTCCACGCCGCGAGCGTCAATCCCATCGACACCTATGTCCGCGAGGGTGGGGTCGAACCCGCGGGCGGCCTGCCACACGTCGGCGGCGCCGACGTGGCCGGCGTCGTCGAGGCGGTCGGCGACGACGTCGAGGGGTTCGCGGTCGACGACCGGGTGTTCGCCACGGGACTGGGGCTGTTCGAGTCGGGGTCGTACGCCGAGTACGTCGCCGCGCCGGCCGAGTCGCTCGCCTCCCTCCCCGACGAGGTCTCCTTCGTCGAGGGTGCCGCCGCCGCGATGGCGTTCGCGACGGCGTGGCGCGGTCTCGTCGGTCGAGGTGAACTCGAAGTCGGCGATGCCTGTCTGGTGCAGGGCGGCGCGGGCGGCGTCGGCCACGCGGCCGTCCAGATCGCCGCCCACGCGGGCGCCACCGTCGTGGCGACGGCAAGCGACGGCGACGAGGCGTTCGTCCGGGGCCTCGGCGCCGACGGCGTCGTCGACTACGGCGGCGACGACCTCGCCGACCGCGTCCGGGACGCGGCCGGCGGCGAGATAGACGTCGTACTGGAGACCCACGCGGCGGCCAACATCACGACCGATCTCGACGTACTCACCCGTGGCGGGCGGATCGTCGTCCTCGGCGAGGAGGGGCCGATCCGGATCGATCCCGGCGCGTCGATGACCGGGAAGATCGCCGACGCCGACGTGCGGTTCATGTCGATCATGGCCTCCCGCGACGACCAACAACCGATCCTCGAACGGGTCGGTCCGCGCCTGGCCGACGGGACCTTCGAGGTAGAAATCGAAGCGACGTACCCGTTCGAGGAGGCCGCGGAGGCACAGCGACACGTGCTGTCGAGCGGATCGCGCGGGAAGGTCGTCCTCGAAGTTCGGTAA
- a CDS encoding FAD:protein FMN transferase: MRELDRRSFLSAVGGVAGAGLLGRTLLVRGEVTEVRSTRLMMGTLVTVTVVTRDPERAELGVDRAFAEMSRLESVFTRHDSDGEVARLNAAGALADPSPELVGLLRRCRRIYDRTDGAFDPTVLPVLTAYESGRDHPRDARERVGAATFDAITVDDSELRAPTPITLDGVAKGAVVDAGVAALRDWVDAGLVEAGGDVRAFGGDDGRWRVGVENPRGDSLAEILRLGSGGVATSGDYRIYYDDDRTNHHIVTPDTGRSPTEDTSVTVVAPDAETADAYSTAAFVMDDDRASAFVGARDDLSALFLTRDGDRRHADGWEALRVEK, from the coding sequence ATGCGTGAACTCGACCGCCGGTCGTTCCTGTCCGCTGTCGGCGGCGTCGCCGGCGCGGGCCTCCTCGGACGGACGCTCCTCGTCCGCGGGGAGGTCACGGAGGTGCGGAGCACGCGGCTCATGATGGGGACGCTCGTGACCGTCACGGTGGTCACGCGGGACCCGGAGCGGGCCGAACTCGGCGTCGACCGCGCGTTCGCAGAGATGTCGCGGCTGGAGTCGGTGTTCACCCGACACGACTCCGACGGCGAGGTGGCGCGGCTGAACGCGGCGGGCGCTCTCGCGGACCCGTCGCCGGAACTGGTCGGCCTCCTCCGTCGCTGTCGACGGATCTACGACCGGACCGACGGCGCGTTCGACCCCACGGTCCTCCCGGTGCTGACGGCCTACGAATCCGGGCGCGACCACCCGCGGGACGCCCGCGAACGGGTCGGCGCGGCGACGTTCGACGCGATTACGGTCGACGACTCGGAGCTCCGGGCACCCACGCCGATCACCCTCGACGGCGTCGCCAAGGGCGCGGTGGTCGACGCCGGCGTGGCCGCTCTCCGCGACTGGGTCGACGCCGGTCTCGTCGAGGCCGGGGGCGACGTGCGGGCCTTCGGCGGCGACGACGGGCGGTGGCGCGTCGGCGTCGAGAACCCTCGCGGCGACAGCCTCGCCGAGATACTCCGCCTCGGAAGCGGCGGCGTCGCCACCTCCGGCGACTACCGCATCTACTACGACGACGACCGCACGAACCACCACATCGTCACGCCCGACACCGGGCGGTCGCCCACGGAAGATACGAGCGTCACCGTCGTCGCCCCCGACGCGGAGACGGCCGACGCCTACTCGACCGCCGCGTTCGTGATGGACGACGACCGGGCGTCGGCGTTCGTCGGCGCCCGGGACGACCTCTCGGCGCTGTTTCTGACCCGCGACGGGGACCGGCGTCACGCCGACGGGTGGGAGGCGCTCCGGGTCGAGAAGTAA
- a CDS encoding alpha/beta hydrolase yields MPPHGVAAGVPTERLALPGGRDVRASLDTNGQADAVLVACPPHPQHGGTRHDGRLTAVSDALPPRTDCLRFDYGPWDEGRGERTDAESAVEWAAERYDRVGLFGYSFGGGIALRVASEADVVAVAALSPMAQLEDGTDVAAAVGRIGVPLWIGYGTRDDTVDAERVAAAARDHGATVETFAADHFFVGQESQVGERVAAFVENTL; encoded by the coding sequence GTGCCCCCGCACGGCGTAGCGGCCGGCGTGCCGACCGAACGCCTCGCCCTCCCCGGCGGCCGCGACGTGCGCGCGAGTCTCGATACGAACGGCCAAGCCGACGCCGTCCTCGTCGCCTGCCCGCCCCACCCACAACACGGCGGCACCCGGCACGACGGCCGCCTGACCGCCGTCAGCGACGCGCTTCCCCCCCGTACCGACTGCCTCCGCTTCGACTACGGCCCGTGGGACGAGGGGCGAGGGGAGCGAACCGACGCCGAAAGCGCGGTGGAATGGGCCGCCGAGCGATACGACCGAGTGGGTCTCTTCGGCTACAGTTTCGGCGGCGGCATCGCCCTCCGTGTCGCTAGCGAGGCGGACGTAGTTGCCGTCGCTGCCCTCTCACCGATGGCGCAACTGGAAGACGGAACGGACGTGGCCGCCGCCGTCGGGCGGATCGGCGTACCGCTGTGGATCGGGTACGGGACCCGAGACGACACCGTCGACGCCGAGCGTGTCGCCGCGGCGGCCCGCGATCACGGCGCCACCGTCGAGACGTTCGCCGCCGATCACTTCTTCGTCGGACAGGAGTCGCAGGTGGGCGAGCGGGTGGCGGCGTTCGTCGAGAACACGCTGTGA